A genomic stretch from Ursus arctos isolate Adak ecotype North America unplaced genomic scaffold, UrsArc2.0 scaffold_21, whole genome shotgun sequence includes:
- the CUNH22orf23 gene encoding UPF0193 protein EVG1 isoform X1, protein MASQERVEAVTKGTGFWRCPKSATYTPGTCELLRVMMKESKLTNFQQRHIMDTVKRGDTLPLQCSPTSSQRASPSKQPAVAIYLPPILAARPHLRPASLCQANGAYSREPFKPQATRTLEQACHEWGALPALMRPFPGPTGDLEKEKRRLQNIFATGKDSEEWKRKPPPVRQEDSAPKLDRFEELVKEIQERKEFLAGMEALGQGRQYQGLILAEISQVGEATGRGGGGSAMSVQGDTCVDTAAAAQVWESSLASHQQRLLKPTLTANFS, encoded by the exons ATGGCTTCCCAGGAAAGGGTGGAGGCAGTGACCAAAGGAACAGGGTTCTGGCGCTGCCCCAAATCGGCCACTTACACCCCAGGGACCTGCGAGCTGCTCAGAG TGATGATGAAGGAATCCAAACTGACTAACTTCCAACAGCGCCACATCATGGACACCGTGAAAA GAGGAGACACTCTGCCCCTACAGTGCAGCCCAACATCCAGCCAGAGGGCGTCGCCTTCCAAACAGCCAGCCGTAGCCATCTACCTGCCTCCCATCCTGGCGGCCCGGCCCCACCTGCGGCCTGCCAGCTTGTGCCAAGCCAACGGGGCCTACAGCCGGGAACCATTCAAGCCTCAAGCCACCC GGACCCTGGAACAAGCATGCCATGAATGGGGTGCCCTGCCTGCCTTAATGAGGCCATTTCCGGGCCCTACAGGAGATCTGGAGAAAGAGAAGCGAAGACTCCAAAATATTTTTGCCACTGGGAAGGACTcagaggaatggaaaagaaagcccCCTCCAGTGCGACAGGAGGACTCAGCCCCCAAGCTGGACCGCTTTGAAGAAT TGGTAAAGGAGATCCAGGAGAGGAAGGAATTCCTGGCTGGCATGGAGGCGCTGGGACAGGGCAGACAGTACCAAGGGCTCATCCTTGCTGAGATCTCCCAGGTAGGAGAAGccacagggaggggtgggggagggtccgCCATGAGTGTGCAGGGGGACACGTGTGTGGACACCGCAGCTGCAGCCCAGGTCTGGGAGTCCTCCCTAGCCTCACATCAGCAGCGGCTCCTCAAGCCCACCCTGACAGCCAACTTTTCCTGA
- the CUNH22orf23 gene encoding UPF0193 protein EVG1 isoform X3: protein MASQERVEAVTKGTGFWRCPKSATYTPGTCELLRVMMKESKLTNFQQRHIMDTVKRGDTLPLQCSPTSSQRASPSKQPAVAIYLPPILAARPHLRPASLCQANGAYSREPFKPQATRTLEQACHEWGALPALMRPFPGPTGDLEKEKRRLQNIFATGKDSEEWKRKPPPVRQEDSAPKLDRFEELVKEIQERKEFLAGMEALGQGRQYQGLILAEISQKLREMEDIDHKRSEDLRKALATP from the exons ATGGCTTCCCAGGAAAGGGTGGAGGCAGTGACCAAAGGAACAGGGTTCTGGCGCTGCCCCAAATCGGCCACTTACACCCCAGGGACCTGCGAGCTGCTCAGAG TGATGATGAAGGAATCCAAACTGACTAACTTCCAACAGCGCCACATCATGGACACCGTGAAAA GAGGAGACACTCTGCCCCTACAGTGCAGCCCAACATCCAGCCAGAGGGCGTCGCCTTCCAAACAGCCAGCCGTAGCCATCTACCTGCCTCCCATCCTGGCGGCCCGGCCCCACCTGCGGCCTGCCAGCTTGTGCCAAGCCAACGGGGCCTACAGCCGGGAACCATTCAAGCCTCAAGCCACCC GGACCCTGGAACAAGCATGCCATGAATGGGGTGCCCTGCCTGCCTTAATGAGGCCATTTCCGGGCCCTACAGGAGATCTGGAGAAAGAGAAGCGAAGACTCCAAAATATTTTTGCCACTGGGAAGGACTcagaggaatggaaaagaaagcccCCTCCAGTGCGACAGGAGGACTCAGCCCCCAAGCTGGACCGCTTTGAAGAAT TGGTAAAGGAGATCCAGGAGAGGAAGGAATTCCTGGCTGGCATGGAGGCGCTGGGACAGGGCAGACAGTACCAAGGGCTCATCCTTGCTGAGATCTCCCAG AAACTACGGGAAATGGAAGACATTGACCACAAGAGGAGTGAGGACCTTAGGAAGGCTCTTGCCACCCCTTGA
- the CUNH22orf23 gene encoding UPF0193 protein EVG1 isoform X2, whose translation MASQERVEAVTKGTGFWRCPKSATYTPGTCELLRVMMKESKLTNFQQRHIMDTVKRGDTLPLQCSPTSSQRASPSKQPAVAIYLPPILAARPHLRPASLCQANGAYSREPFKPQATRDLEKEKRRLQNIFATGKDSEEWKRKPPPVRQEDSAPKLDRFEELVKEIQERKEFLAGMEALGQGRQYQGLILAEISQVGEATGRGGGGSAMSVQGDTCVDTAAAAQVWESSLASHQQRLLKPTLTANFS comes from the exons ATGGCTTCCCAGGAAAGGGTGGAGGCAGTGACCAAAGGAACAGGGTTCTGGCGCTGCCCCAAATCGGCCACTTACACCCCAGGGACCTGCGAGCTGCTCAGAG TGATGATGAAGGAATCCAAACTGACTAACTTCCAACAGCGCCACATCATGGACACCGTGAAAA GAGGAGACACTCTGCCCCTACAGTGCAGCCCAACATCCAGCCAGAGGGCGTCGCCTTCCAAACAGCCAGCCGTAGCCATCTACCTGCCTCCCATCCTGGCGGCCCGGCCCCACCTGCGGCCTGCCAGCTTGTGCCAAGCCAACGGGGCCTACAGCCGGGAACCATTCAAGCCTCAAGCCACCC GAGATCTGGAGAAAGAGAAGCGAAGACTCCAAAATATTTTTGCCACTGGGAAGGACTcagaggaatggaaaagaaagcccCCTCCAGTGCGACAGGAGGACTCAGCCCCCAAGCTGGACCGCTTTGAAGAAT TGGTAAAGGAGATCCAGGAGAGGAAGGAATTCCTGGCTGGCATGGAGGCGCTGGGACAGGGCAGACAGTACCAAGGGCTCATCCTTGCTGAGATCTCCCAGGTAGGAGAAGccacagggaggggtgggggagggtccgCCATGAGTGTGCAGGGGGACACGTGTGTGGACACCGCAGCTGCAGCCCAGGTCTGGGAGTCCTCCCTAGCCTCACATCAGCAGCGGCTCCTCAAGCCCACCCTGACAGCCAACTTTTCCTGA
- the CUNH22orf23 gene encoding UPF0193 protein EVG1 isoform X5 codes for MASQERVEAVTKGTGFWRCPKSATYTPGTCELLRVMMKESKLTNFQQRHIMDTVKRGDTLPLQCSPTSSQRASPSKQPAVAIYLPPILAARPHLRPASLCQANGAYSREPFKPQATRDLEKEKRRLQNIFATGKDSEEWKRKPPPVRQEDSAPKLDRFEELVKEIQERKEFLAGMEALGQGRQYQGLILAEISQKLREMEDIDHKRSEDLRKALATP; via the exons ATGGCTTCCCAGGAAAGGGTGGAGGCAGTGACCAAAGGAACAGGGTTCTGGCGCTGCCCCAAATCGGCCACTTACACCCCAGGGACCTGCGAGCTGCTCAGAG TGATGATGAAGGAATCCAAACTGACTAACTTCCAACAGCGCCACATCATGGACACCGTGAAAA GAGGAGACACTCTGCCCCTACAGTGCAGCCCAACATCCAGCCAGAGGGCGTCGCCTTCCAAACAGCCAGCCGTAGCCATCTACCTGCCTCCCATCCTGGCGGCCCGGCCCCACCTGCGGCCTGCCAGCTTGTGCCAAGCCAACGGGGCCTACAGCCGGGAACCATTCAAGCCTCAAGCCACCC GAGATCTGGAGAAAGAGAAGCGAAGACTCCAAAATATTTTTGCCACTGGGAAGGACTcagaggaatggaaaagaaagcccCCTCCAGTGCGACAGGAGGACTCAGCCCCCAAGCTGGACCGCTTTGAAGAAT TGGTAAAGGAGATCCAGGAGAGGAAGGAATTCCTGGCTGGCATGGAGGCGCTGGGACAGGGCAGACAGTACCAAGGGCTCATCCTTGCTGAGATCTCCCAG AAACTACGGGAAATGGAAGACATTGACCACAAGAGGAGTGAGGACCTTAGGAAGGCTCTTGCCACCCCTTGA
- the CUNH22orf23 gene encoding UPF0193 protein EVG1 isoform X4 has product MMKESKLTNFQQRHIMDTVKRGDTLPLQCSPTSSQRASPSKQPAVAIYLPPILAARPHLRPASLCQANGAYSREPFKPQATRTLEQACHEWGALPALMRPFPGPTGDLEKEKRRLQNIFATGKDSEEWKRKPPPVRQEDSAPKLDRFEELVKEIQERKEFLAGMEALGQGRQYQGLILAEISQVGEATGRGGGGSAMSVQGDTCVDTAAAAQVWESSLASHQQRLLKPTLTANFS; this is encoded by the exons ATGATGAAGGAATCCAAACTGACTAACTTCCAACAGCGCCACATCATGGACACCGTGAAAA GAGGAGACACTCTGCCCCTACAGTGCAGCCCAACATCCAGCCAGAGGGCGTCGCCTTCCAAACAGCCAGCCGTAGCCATCTACCTGCCTCCCATCCTGGCGGCCCGGCCCCACCTGCGGCCTGCCAGCTTGTGCCAAGCCAACGGGGCCTACAGCCGGGAACCATTCAAGCCTCAAGCCACCC GGACCCTGGAACAAGCATGCCATGAATGGGGTGCCCTGCCTGCCTTAATGAGGCCATTTCCGGGCCCTACAGGAGATCTGGAGAAAGAGAAGCGAAGACTCCAAAATATTTTTGCCACTGGGAAGGACTcagaggaatggaaaagaaagcccCCTCCAGTGCGACAGGAGGACTCAGCCCCCAAGCTGGACCGCTTTGAAGAAT TGGTAAAGGAGATCCAGGAGAGGAAGGAATTCCTGGCTGGCATGGAGGCGCTGGGACAGGGCAGACAGTACCAAGGGCTCATCCTTGCTGAGATCTCCCAGGTAGGAGAAGccacagggaggggtgggggagggtccgCCATGAGTGTGCAGGGGGACACGTGTGTGGACACCGCAGCTGCAGCCCAGGTCTGGGAGTCCTCCCTAGCCTCACATCAGCAGCGGCTCCTCAAGCCCACCCTGACAGCCAACTTTTCCTGA